The following proteins are encoded in a genomic region of Haloarcula marina:
- a CDS encoding LUD domain-containing protein has translation MTESRSAFETSLDELGVTVTRTEESTIAAALTETVVDPAVGVSLGDAFGSDGFTLADAGVSVDPTPVELREATTGVTAADLAVSDYGSLVLTLDDRASELVSLFVERHVALVRASDVVDDMDTAIETLDATFNRTGGSAVLATGPSATADMGALVQGAHGPETVHVVIIEEGA, from the coding sequence ATGACAGAGAGCCGCTCGGCCTTCGAGACATCTCTCGACGAGTTGGGTGTGACAGTAACCCGCACAGAGGAATCGACCATCGCGGCGGCGCTCACCGAAACCGTCGTCGACCCGGCCGTCGGCGTCTCACTCGGGGACGCGTTCGGAAGCGACGGGTTCACGCTCGCCGACGCGGGGGTGTCCGTCGACCCGACGCCAGTCGAACTCCGCGAGGCGACGACCGGTGTAACGGCCGCCGACCTCGCAGTCTCCGACTACGGGTCGCTCGTTCTGACGCTGGACGACCGCGCGAGCGAACTGGTGAGTCTGTTCGTCGAGCGCCACGTTGCCCTCGTCCGTGCGAGCGACGTCGTCGACGACATGGACACCGCCATCGAAACCCTCGACGCGACATTCAATCGGACTGGAGGGAGCGCGGTTCTCGCGACGGGACCGAGCGCGACGGCGGACATGGGCGCGCTCGTCCAGGGGGCGCACGGCCCCGAAACAGTCCACGTCGTCATCATCGAGGAGGGTGCGTAA
- a CDS encoding LUD domain-containing protein → MASADEIRELMRTEGVAVAENTRGFNEGRYRSVAELEDYEDLKTEARAIKEDAIERLPELLDQLTEAVEENRGTVYVADDADDANAYIREVVADRDADRVVKSKSMTSEEIEVNEALESDGVDVVETDLGEWVLQVADEAPSHIVAPAIHKSRDSIAELFNEVFDPDEPLETAEELTRFAREKLGEQIVDSEVGITGANFVTADTGTMALVTSEGNARKTVAATDTHVAVAGVEKVIPTVSDLHPFVELIGRSGTGQDITSYVSLLTPPVETPVVDFEDDETPLSEFENDRDFHLVLIDNGRMDMREDEHLEETLYCIRCSACSNSCANFQSVGGHAFGGETYSGGIATGWEAGIEGLDTAAEFNDLCTGCSRCVNACPVGIDIPWINTVVRDRINREKDEPVEWLVDGLTPDEENEGAPLQKRFFGNFETMAKVGSATAPLSNWLADTGLSRRAMAWALDIDPRRDLPQFQRETFVEWVAARESTVSNPDRRAVLYPDVYTNHVQVDRGKAAVKVLEALGVDVVVPSVASSGRAPLSQGMIATAQDHAERVSTALAPHIEDGRDVVVVEPSDHAMFQREYEKLLGDREFMTLAENSYEVMEYVYGLLVHGADADALSTVEDGRLAYHSHCQQRTLGLEAHTVAVLEQCGYDVTTSEVECCGMAGSFGYKGDYYELSMDVGDRLREQFEADDVRDRPVVASGTSCLEQIDALLERQPRHPVELLAE, encoded by the coding sequence ATGGCGAGCGCCGACGAGATTCGAGAACTGATGCGGACGGAAGGCGTCGCTGTCGCGGAGAACACGCGCGGTTTCAACGAGGGCCGGTACCGCTCGGTCGCCGAACTGGAGGACTACGAGGACCTAAAGACCGAAGCCCGCGCCATCAAGGAAGACGCCATCGAGCGCCTCCCCGAACTCCTCGACCAACTGACCGAGGCCGTCGAAGAAAACCGCGGGACTGTGTACGTCGCCGACGACGCTGACGACGCCAACGCCTACATTCGCGAGGTGGTCGCCGACCGGGACGCCGACCGCGTCGTCAAGAGCAAGTCCATGACCAGCGAGGAAATCGAGGTCAACGAGGCACTGGAGAGTGACGGCGTCGACGTGGTCGAAACCGACCTCGGCGAGTGGGTCCTCCAAGTGGCCGACGAAGCCCCCTCCCACATCGTCGCCCCCGCCATCCACAAGTCCCGCGACAGCATCGCAGAGTTGTTCAACGAGGTCTTCGACCCCGACGAACCCTTGGAGACGGCCGAAGAACTGACTCGTTTCGCTCGCGAGAAACTCGGCGAACAAATCGTCGACAGCGAAGTCGGTATCACCGGCGCGAACTTCGTCACCGCGGACACCGGAACGATGGCGCTGGTGACCAGCGAGGGCAACGCCCGCAAGACGGTGGCCGCGACGGACACACACGTCGCGGTCGCTGGCGTCGAGAAGGTGATTCCGACCGTCAGCGACCTGCACCCGTTCGTCGAACTCATCGGCCGCTCTGGGACCGGACAGGACATCACCTCCTACGTCTCGTTGTTGACTCCGCCCGTCGAGACACCCGTCGTGGATTTCGAGGACGACGAGACGCCCCTCTCGGAGTTCGAGAACGACCGGGATTTCCACCTCGTGCTCATCGACAACGGCCGCATGGACATGCGCGAGGACGAACACCTCGAAGAGACGCTGTACTGTATCCGCTGCTCGGCGTGTTCGAACTCGTGTGCGAACTTCCAGAGCGTCGGCGGCCACGCCTTCGGCGGCGAGACGTACTCGGGCGGCATCGCCACCGGATGGGAAGCGGGCATCGAGGGCCTCGATACCGCCGCCGAGTTCAACGACCTCTGTACCGGATGTAGCCGCTGTGTGAACGCCTGTCCCGTCGGCATCGACATCCCGTGGATAAACACGGTCGTCCGCGACCGCATCAACCGGGAGAAAGACGAACCGGTAGAGTGGCTGGTCGACGGCCTCACGCCCGACGAGGAAAACGAAGGCGCGCCGCTCCAGAAGCGCTTTTTCGGCAACTTCGAGACGATGGCGAAGGTGGGGAGCGCCACCGCCCCCCTCTCGAACTGGCTGGCCGACACCGGTCTGTCGCGCCGAGCGATGGCGTGGGCGTTGGACATCGACCCGCGTCGGGACCTCCCGCAGTTCCAGCGCGAGACGTTCGTCGAGTGGGTCGCCGCGCGCGAGTCGACCGTCTCGAACCCCGACCGCCGCGCGGTTCTCTATCCCGACGTGTACACGAACCACGTGCAAGTCGACCGCGGGAAAGCGGCCGTAAAGGTCCTCGAAGCGCTGGGCGTCGACGTTGTCGTCCCGTCCGTCGCCTCCAGCGGTCGCGCGCCGCTCTCACAGGGGATGATAGCCACCGCGCAGGACCACGCCGAACGCGTCTCCACCGCCCTCGCCCCACATATCGAGGACGGCCGCGACGTGGTCGTCGTCGAACCGAGCGACCACGCGATGTTCCAGCGGGAGTACGAGAAACTGCTCGGCGACCGCGAGTTCATGACCCTCGCCGAGAACAGCTACGAGGTCATGGAGTACGTCTACGGCCTGCTGGTGCACGGGGCCGACGCGGATGCCCTCTCGACGGTCGAGGACGGACGACTCGCCTACCACAGTCACTGCCAGCAACGGACGCTCGGCCTCGAAGCACACACTGTCGCCGTCTTGGAGCAGTGTGGCTACGACGTGACGACTTCCGAGGTGGAGTGTTGCGGCATGGCCGGGAGTTTCGGCTACAAGGGTGACTACTACGAACTCAGCATGGATGTCGGTGACCGCCTGCGCGAGCAGTTCGAGGCCGACGACGTCAGGGACCGCCCAGTGGTCGCCAGCGGCACCTCCTGTCTCGAACAGATTGACGCGCTCCTCGAACGACAGCCCCGACATCCGGTAGAACTGCTCGCCGAGTAA
- the rhcC gene encoding L-rhamnono-1,4-lactonase codes for MLDTHTHAWGAASDEHPWVNGPILDLVDGFDVHTVYTADRLLADMDRNGVDEAVVVGYPICDWTDNWYTMRAAAEYDRLYGIVMLDPFADDAADQLRRCMDTDGVLGFRLGAACPYDQMWETFDPSVTWLRDAIAETEFWEAAVQTDATVQILCDHSQLDQALELVDAYPELTFLFDHFAHAGPETPTDEGTFAQFADLAAYDGVAVKVSEIPHMSDSQFPYDDMHDHVRWFLDTFGRERVIWGSDFPNVSDVATYPESYNWLRHVDSVSAKDCEWITGESFRRHVGLD; via the coding sequence ATGCTCGATACCCATACCCACGCGTGGGGCGCGGCGAGCGACGAGCACCCGTGGGTGAACGGCCCGATACTGGACCTCGTCGACGGATTCGACGTGCACACGGTCTACACAGCCGACAGATTGCTCGCGGACATGGACCGCAACGGCGTCGACGAGGCCGTCGTCGTCGGCTACCCTATCTGCGACTGGACGGACAACTGGTACACGATGCGAGCGGCCGCGGAGTACGACCGTCTGTACGGTATCGTGATGCTCGACCCGTTCGCCGACGACGCCGCCGACCAACTGCGCCGATGCATGGACACCGATGGCGTGCTCGGATTTCGCCTCGGTGCGGCGTGTCCGTACGACCAGATGTGGGAGACGTTCGACCCTAGCGTGACGTGGCTACGGGACGCTATCGCGGAAACCGAGTTCTGGGAGGCCGCCGTCCAGACCGATGCGACGGTCCAGATTCTCTGCGACCACAGCCAACTGGACCAGGCGCTCGAACTCGTCGACGCCTACCCCGAACTCACTTTCCTGTTCGACCACTTCGCGCACGCGGGACCGGAGACGCCCACTGACGAGGGAACGTTCGCGCAGTTTGCCGACCTCGCCGCATACGACGGCGTCGCGGTGAAAGTTTCCGAGATTCCACACATGTCCGACTCCCAGTTCCCCTACGACGACATGCACGACCACGTCCGGTGGTTCCTCGACACGTTCGGCCGTGAGCGCGTCATCTGGGGGTCGGACTTCCCGAACGTAAGCGACGTGGCGACGTACCCCGAGTCGTACAACTGGCTTCGACACGTCGATTCGGTGTCGGCGAAAGACTGCGAGTGGATAACCGGCGAATCGTTCCGACGGCACGTCGGTCTCGACTGA
- a CDS encoding L-rhamnose mutarotase, translating to MARIAFHLRIKEGQREAYRKEHENVPEALESAYLDSGAGIETYSVFEKDGHVFGFLDVENPEILKEVMAESDAQADWNVVMDPILVDEDDQWMDEVYRMV from the coding sequence ATGGCGCGAATAGCGTTCCACCTCCGCATCAAGGAGGGCCAGCGAGAGGCGTACCGCAAAGAACACGAGAACGTGCCCGAGGCGCTGGAGTCGGCGTATCTCGACTCCGGCGCGGGCATCGAGACGTACAGCGTCTTCGAGAAGGACGGTCACGTCTTCGGCTTTCTCGACGTCGAGAATCCGGAGATACTCAAGGAAGTCATGGCCGAGAGCGACGCGCAAGCCGACTGGAACGTGGTGATGGACCCAATCCTCGTCGACGAGGACGACCAGTGGATGGACGAAGTGTATCGGATGGTTTAA
- a CDS encoding SDR family NAD(P)-dependent oxidoreductase, producing MSAPETSDRSAQSDTRLRDRHVVVTGGAQGIGRGIAVRCARAGADVTVFDLDTETAAETADAVRGLGREAAVVEVDVADEASVDRGVEEAVATFGPINGVVNNAGIQRSVPLLETSEAEWDRHFAVNAKGTFLVAKRVAGQMIADDVAGSIVNISSVGAERPFTGQGAYGASKAAVLTLTTVLAKELAEHGITANAIKPGTVETPMVTQWLEEKAAQSGQSPDEVLSESLSSHILDRPAQPEEIGHVAVLLLSDEGEWITGESIAVDGGYLKG from the coding sequence ATGTCTGCACCAGAGACGAGCGACCGTTCCGCACAGTCAGATACACGGCTTCGTGACCGCCACGTCGTCGTCACCGGTGGCGCACAGGGCATCGGTCGCGGCATCGCGGTCCGGTGTGCGCGGGCGGGCGCCGACGTGACCGTCTTCGACCTCGATACAGAGACAGCGGCCGAGACGGCCGATGCGGTGCGCGGACTCGGGCGCGAAGCGGCTGTCGTCGAAGTTGACGTGGCCGACGAAGCCTCCGTGGACCGCGGCGTCGAGGAGGCCGTCGCAACGTTCGGCCCCATCAACGGCGTGGTCAACAACGCCGGTATTCAGCGTTCCGTCCCCTTACTGGAGACGAGCGAGGCCGAGTGGGACCGGCACTTCGCGGTCAACGCCAAAGGGACGTTTCTGGTCGCGAAACGGGTCGCCGGGCAGATGATTGCGGACGACGTGGCGGGGAGCATCGTCAACATCTCGTCAGTGGGGGCGGAGCGCCCGTTCACCGGACAGGGGGCCTACGGCGCTTCGAAGGCCGCGGTCCTGACGTTGACGACGGTACTGGCGAAGGAACTCGCCGAGCACGGCATCACCGCGAACGCCATCAAACCGGGGACCGTCGAGACGCCGATGGTCACCCAGTGGCTCGAAGAGAAGGCCGCCCAGAGCGGTCAGTCGCCCGACGAAGTCCTCTCGGAGTCGCTGTCGTCGCACATCCTCGACAGACCGGCCCAACCCGAAGAAATCGGTCACGTCGCCGTCCTGTTGCTCTCCGACGAGGGCGAGTGGATAACGGGCGAGTCGATTGCGGTCGACGGCGGCTATCTGAAAGGCTGA
- a CDS encoding metal-dependent hydrolase, which produces MFIGHGLVAFSIAALVADRLNVPRDRALVFGFVAGLFASVPDVDVVYAPVGLLLRSVETVGPDVFWETANVIHRGPTHSLVMGAALAVAVGLWALETRSTRALSLSLVGLLVAVATAASGLVGGLVVLVFALGGLGVSVLARRFEVGARPLVALAAVGLLSHPFGDLFTGSPPPLLYPFDAVLVAERLTLHPDPTGHLLAAFAIELGTVWLAVWTYARLSGYRLPALVNPRASLGVGYAVAALVLPAPTLDQSAQFVFSVLAIGVVGAPVRPFRHGVDWLETLVTGLTAVTIAALAYAVAYGFL; this is translated from the coding sequence ATGTTCATCGGCCACGGATTAGTAGCGTTCAGTATCGCGGCGCTCGTCGCCGATAGACTGAACGTTCCCCGTGACCGCGCGCTCGTCTTCGGTTTCGTCGCCGGACTGTTCGCGTCAGTCCCCGACGTGGACGTAGTGTACGCGCCGGTGGGGCTGCTCCTCCGGTCGGTCGAAACCGTCGGTCCCGACGTGTTCTGGGAGACGGCCAACGTGATCCATCGCGGACCGACCCACTCGCTCGTGATGGGGGCAGCCCTCGCTGTCGCCGTCGGCCTCTGGGCGCTGGAAACCCGGAGTACGCGGGCGCTCTCGCTGTCGCTCGTCGGATTGCTCGTCGCCGTCGCCACGGCCGCCAGCGGCCTGGTCGGCGGCTTGGTCGTCCTCGTGTTCGCACTCGGCGGCCTCGGCGTCAGCGTCCTCGCACGGCGTTTCGAGGTGGGGGCGCGGCCCCTCGTTGCCCTCGCTGCGGTCGGCCTCCTTTCACATCCGTTCGGCGACCTCTTCACCGGGTCTCCGCCCCCGTTGTTGTACCCGTTCGACGCCGTCCTCGTCGCCGAGCGACTGACGCTCCATCCCGACCCGACCGGGCACCTCTTGGCGGCGTTCGCTATCGAACTCGGGACGGTCTGGCTGGCCGTCTGGACCTACGCCCGGCTGTCCGGGTATCGTCTGCCCGCGCTCGTCAATCCCCGGGCGTCGCTCGGCGTCGGCTACGCCGTGGCCGCCCTGGTCCTTCCGGCCCCGACGCTCGACCAGTCCGCGCAGTTCGTCTTCAGCGTGCTGGCTATCGGCGTCGTCGGCGCGCCCGTCCGGCCGTTCCGTCACGGGGTCGACTGGCTAGAGACGCTGGTCACCGGGTTGACTGCCGTCACCATCGCCGCACTCGCGTACGCGGTGGCGTACGGATTCCTCTGA
- a CDS encoding mechanosensitive ion channel domain-containing protein codes for MQTNLVTSALEELYASIAAALPNLIAGIVFLAVAAVCIKVVMTAVRAILARTLPGEAPVYRQFIAALVLVFLWFAVGLSFLSIVGLTLVAASLGTATGFLALGVSYALSGMIADAVAGVYLLRDPDFNPGDTVTAGDTTGEVTAIELRKTRFDVAGDTVVRANADIEKRWTKVESDD; via the coding sequence GTGCAAACGAATCTCGTCACGTCGGCGCTCGAAGAACTCTACGCCAGCATCGCCGCCGCCCTCCCGAACCTAATCGCCGGAATCGTGTTCCTCGCCGTCGCGGCGGTGTGCATCAAAGTCGTGATGACGGCCGTGCGGGCGATACTCGCACGTACGCTCCCCGGCGAAGCACCGGTGTACCGTCAGTTCATCGCCGCACTCGTCCTCGTGTTCCTCTGGTTCGCCGTCGGCCTCTCGTTCCTCTCTATCGTCGGCCTGACGCTGGTGGCAGCGTCGCTCGGGACGGCGACGGGGTTCCTCGCACTCGGCGTCTCCTACGCCCTGTCGGGCATGATTGCCGACGCCGTCGCGGGCGTGTATCTGCTCCGCGACCCGGACTTCAACCCCGGCGATACGGTCACCGCTGGCGACACGACGGGCGAAGTGACGGCTATCGAACTGCGAAAGACCCGGTTCGACGTAGCGGGAGACACCGTCGTTCGGGCGAACGCAGACATCGAGAAACGCTGGACGAAGGTCGAATCGGACGACTGA
- a CDS encoding DUF7116 family protein, producing the protein MGAVTTSLGEQAQSIFDDIGYTVSRTERGLQAEHKWRVVRVTVVENNERLPDTGDLRCFVTWASEASALGRRLTRLDVDYEWAVIGVHGDGSYDVVHPEQNL; encoded by the coding sequence ATGGGGGCCGTTACCACATCACTAGGCGAGCAGGCCCAGTCGATATTCGACGACATCGGATACACCGTGTCGCGTACCGAACGGGGACTTCAGGCCGAACACAAGTGGCGCGTCGTCCGCGTCACCGTGGTCGAGAACAACGAGCGGTTGCCGGATACCGGCGATTTACGCTGTTTCGTCACGTGGGCGTCCGAGGCGTCGGCGCTCGGCCGTCGCCTCACACGTCTGGATGTCGACTACGAGTGGGCGGTCATCGGCGTCCACGGCGACGGGAGTTACGACGTCGTTCATCCTGAACAGAACCTTTAG
- a CDS encoding DUF5816 domain-containing protein: MNAHAGPDGATLYVDRTDADIGTNGPFYVVYADTDGERRWGYFCGNCETFDNAMDSMGRIRCNVCSNLRKPDEWDAAHE; this comes from the coding sequence ATGAACGCACACGCCGGGCCGGACGGGGCGACGCTGTACGTGGACAGGACGGACGCCGATATCGGGACGAACGGACCGTTCTACGTCGTCTACGCCGACACCGACGGCGAGCGCCGGTGGGGGTACTTCTGCGGGAACTGCGAGACGTTCGACAACGCGATGGACTCGATGGGGCGCATCCGGTGTAACGTCTGTAGCAACCTCCGCAAGCCCGACGAGTGGGACGCCGCTCACGAGTAA
- a CDS encoding bifunctional metallophosphatase/5'-nucleotidase, with the protein MGPRLVHYADVEGAYDDADRIARLAATVTSLSGPDTVVAGTGDNTAPGVLSLVTEGRQALDFFEAVRPDFDVFGNHDFDHGLDATRDIVERSPQTWLSANIERDGRRYLPDVTAPWALRELGGQTVGFVGVTTPSTGSGNPAAEPLTFTDPFAAVRDAAATLRDRGAELVVALSHLGREDDELARRCAVDVILGGHVHDRRVDRVDGTLIVRPGSGGKAVAVVDLGGDRPDATLRPTAEIEPTATVRTRIEARLAETGLDQTVAHVSDPIHRERMDTYGGESRIGNFVADAYRWATDADVGLQNGGGIRSDDAPLSGAVTVADLVSLVPFDERVVVAELTGRELRQLCAEGSGTTIAASDPEWWHAHLSGVELVWDRDTETVERLHVGGDPVDAEATYTVATSEYLLHTTHEFPVLTEGHRTAVDDVQYEVLAAYARTEGIDPTVSGRVVRR; encoded by the coding sequence ATGGGTCCCCGACTGGTCCACTACGCCGACGTAGAAGGTGCTTACGACGACGCCGACCGCATCGCCCGGTTGGCCGCCACCGTCACGTCGCTTTCCGGCCCCGACACCGTCGTCGCCGGGACCGGGGACAACACCGCGCCGGGCGTCCTTTCGCTCGTGACCGAAGGACGGCAGGCGCTGGACTTCTTCGAGGCAGTCCGACCCGACTTCGACGTGTTCGGCAACCACGACTTCGACCACGGACTAGACGCCACCCGAGACATCGTCGAACGGTCCCCGCAGACGTGGCTGTCGGCGAACATCGAGCGCGACGGCCGCCGCTACCTCCCCGACGTGACCGCGCCGTGGGCACTCCGCGAACTGGGCGGGCAAACGGTCGGATTCGTCGGCGTCACCACCCCGTCGACCGGGTCCGGAAACCCCGCAGCGGAACCACTGACGTTCACCGACCCGTTCGCCGCCGTCCGGGACGCGGCGGCGACCCTCCGCGACCGTGGGGCCGAACTGGTCGTCGCCCTCTCGCACCTCGGCCGTGAGGACGACGAACTGGCGCGCCGGTGTGCGGTCGACGTGATACTTGGCGGCCACGTCCACGACCGCCGAGTCGATAGAGTCGACGGGACGCTCATCGTCAGGCCGGGGTCGGGCGGCAAGGCCGTCGCCGTAGTCGACCTCGGCGGCGACCGACCCGATGCGACGCTTCGGCCGACCGCGGAAATCGAACCGACGGCAACCGTCAGGACCCGCATCGAAGCGCGACTCGCCGAGACGGGATTAGACCAGACGGTCGCGCACGTCTCGGACCCGATTCATCGCGAACGGATGGACACCTACGGCGGCGAGAGCCGTATCGGCAACTTCGTCGCCGACGCCTACCGATGGGCGACCGACGCCGACGTGGGCCTCCAGAACGGCGGCGGCATTCGAAGCGACGACGCGCCCCTCTCGGGCGCGGTGACCGTCGCCGACCTCGTCTCGCTCGTCCCGTTCGACGAGCGCGTGGTCGTCGCGGAACTGACGGGGCGAGAATTGCGACAGTTATGCGCCGAGGGGAGCGGAACGACTATCGCGGCCAGCGACCCCGAGTGGTGGCACGCCCACCTCAGCGGCGTCGAACTCGTCTGGGACCGTGACACCGAAACCGTCGAGCGCCTCCACGTCGGCGGCGACCCGGTCGATGCCGAGGCGACGTACACGGTGGCGACATCCGAGTATCTCCTCCACACGACTCACGAGTTCCCCGTCCTGACCGAGGGTCACCGGACGGCAGTCGACGACGTGCAGTACGAAGT